One genomic window of Psychrobacter cibarius includes the following:
- a CDS encoding alanine/glycine:cation symporter family protein: protein MEGLVNLVNGIIWSPALIYLCLGAGLFYSIMTRFVQVRLFGEMIKLLFTGKSSDQGISSFQALAVSLAGRVGMGNIAGVAAAIGFGGPGAVFWMWVVAFLGASTAYVESTLAQIYKEKDVITGEYRGGPAYYFERALGQKWYGILFAISSILACGIFLPGVQANGVINAFAQVMGEGSVMSIGALEVGSMRLVALAIILVVLGIIIFGGIKRIATFTEYAVPFMALGYIVLALIIMFTNFDMIPQVFGLIVSDAFTAQAGFGAAIGWGVKRGIYSNEAGQGTGPHAAAAAEVEHPSQQGLVQAFSVYVDTLLVCSATAFMILTMGTYNIQGTLPDGQFIVQNVAATTEINAPAFTQMAMESVYGGFGNTFIAIAVFFFAFTTILAYYYIAEVNVAYLTRFVGRSANKTGLFLVKILIMVMVAYGGLNSAGYIWAIGDIGVGLMAWLNIVGILVIFIVARPTLTMLKDYEAQRKAGVERYSFDPAKFGIKNAPYWEERHLKEQQRMAADPLRKEHK from the coding sequence ATGGAAGGTTTAGTTAACTTAGTAAACGGAATTATCTGGAGCCCCGCACTGATCTATCTGTGCTTGGGCGCGGGCCTATTTTATTCCATTATGACGCGCTTCGTACAAGTGCGTCTGTTCGGTGAAATGATCAAGTTACTCTTTACTGGTAAATCTAGTGATCAAGGTATTTCATCATTTCAGGCACTTGCCGTATCACTCGCAGGACGCGTGGGTATGGGTAACATCGCTGGGGTAGCTGCGGCTATCGGTTTCGGTGGCCCAGGTGCCGTATTTTGGATGTGGGTCGTGGCCTTCTTAGGCGCATCTACTGCTTATGTTGAGTCTACGCTCGCACAGATTTATAAAGAAAAAGACGTCATCACTGGCGAATATCGCGGTGGCCCAGCTTACTATTTTGAGCGCGCACTTGGCCAAAAATGGTATGGCATCCTCTTTGCAATCTCATCTATCCTCGCTTGTGGTATATTTTTACCAGGTGTACAGGCAAACGGCGTTATCAATGCTTTCGCACAGGTAATGGGCGAAGGGTCTGTTATGAGCATTGGCGCCTTAGAAGTTGGCTCAATGCGTCTAGTAGCCTTAGCCATTATCCTTGTGGTATTAGGTATTATCATTTTTGGTGGTATCAAGCGTATCGCAACGTTTACCGAGTATGCCGTTCCTTTTATGGCATTGGGCTATATCGTCCTTGCACTGATCATCATGTTTACTAACTTTGATATGATTCCACAAGTATTCGGTCTAATCGTTAGCGATGCCTTTACTGCTCAAGCAGGTTTTGGTGCAGCGATTGGTTGGGGCGTAAAACGTGGTATTTACTCAAATGAAGCAGGTCAAGGTACAGGTCCTCATGCTGCTGCTGCTGCTGAAGTTGAGCATCCATCACAGCAGGGTTTGGTTCAGGCATTCTCAGTATATGTCGATACCCTATTAGTATGTTCTGCTACTGCCTTCATGATCCTAACCATGGGTACTTACAACATTCAAGGAACATTACCAGACGGTCAATTCATCGTACAGAACGTCGCTGCTACTACTGAAATCAACGCCCCTGCATTCACGCAAATGGCGATGGAATCTGTTTATGGTGGTTTTGGTAACACCTTTATCGCTATTGCTGTCTTCTTCTTTGCCTTTACCACTATCTTGGCTTACTACTACATCGCTGAAGTGAACGTTGCTTATCTAACTCGCTTTGTCGGTCGCAGTGCCAACAAGACTGGTCTATTCTTAGTCAAAATCTTAATCATGGTGATGGTTGCTTACGGCGGCCTAAACTCAGCTGGCTACATTTGGGCTATTGGTGATATTGGTGTTGGGCTTATGGCTTGGTTGAACATCGTTGGTATTTTGGTCATCTTCATTGTGGCTCGTCCAACACTTACCATGCTGAAAGACTATGAAGCACAGCGTAAAGCAGGTGTTGAGCGCTACAGTTTTGATCCTGCAAAATTCGGCATCAAAAACGCCCCTTATTGGGAAGAGCGTCATCTAAAAGAGCAACAAAGAATGGCAGCGGATCCACTACGTAAAGAGCATAAGTAA
- a CDS encoding LemA family protein — MTRQSIVKPILLAAVLATSTVGLSGCGYNNLQAQDEQVTASWSEVVNQYQRRADLVPNLVKVVQQYAEQEQEVFTQVAEARSRAGSITVTPEVLNDPEAMERYAAAQEQMTGALSRLMAVSERYPELKSDALFQDLQVQLEGTENRIAVARNRYIQEVQSYNTTVRQFPTNITAKVFGMNAKPNFSVANEDAISTAPSVDFGDDKSATAE, encoded by the coding sequence ATGACGCGTCAATCAATTGTAAAACCCATATTGCTCGCAGCCGTGTTAGCGACGTCTACCGTTGGTCTAAGCGGTTGTGGCTACAACAACCTGCAAGCTCAAGATGAGCAAGTTACCGCGTCGTGGTCAGAAGTGGTGAACCAATATCAACGCCGCGCTGATTTGGTACCAAACTTAGTCAAAGTCGTGCAGCAGTACGCTGAGCAAGAACAAGAAGTGTTTACTCAAGTAGCTGAGGCACGCTCTCGTGCTGGTAGCATTACTGTGACGCCAGAAGTACTGAATGATCCAGAAGCGATGGAGCGTTATGCAGCTGCACAGGAACAGATGACAGGTGCATTATCACGTTTGATGGCTGTCTCTGAACGTTATCCTGAGCTAAAGTCAGATGCTTTGTTCCAAGACTTACAAGTCCAGCTCGAAGGCACTGAAAACCGTATTGCCGTTGCTCGTAACCGTTATATTCAAGAAGTGCAAAGCTATAATACAACGGTGCGCCAGTTCCCAACCAACATTACAGCAAAAGTATTTGGTATGAATGCCAAGCCAAACTTTAGCGTGGCGAATGAAGACGCTATTTCAACCGCACCAAGTGTTGACTTCGGTGATGATAAGTCAGCGACAGCTGAGTAG
- a CDS encoding TPM domain-containing protein, giving the protein MNNSKAILSVLLFTLSVSSAPVLYAAPNEAIDSTSDMQSRSVEDLVVIAKAGESNEAINDAVLGNDAINDAILGNEAINPNAANNEATVGSTAANPSPIQSNVPSVDADKLILNNPVVDQANILNPQEKQRLEAQLRNIYQQGLAQAAVVIVPTTNGVPIFDYALQVAEKWQLGNKDIDDGLLMVVAVNDRDMYILTGYGLEGVLPDAAVNRIIREDITPLFKQNNYGAGIIAGVDALKTRLTADPEVLARADAQAAERSAQQGSDELPSPIFLFIMAMIFGSFITSIFGRVFGSIITAGGFFAGSLALGGGFFMTVIMAIFLWLFLISRGGGGGGKGGSGGGRRGGGMIFLPGMGGGGGSGGGGFGGGGFGGGGFGGGGGGFGGGGAGGSW; this is encoded by the coding sequence ATGAACAATTCAAAAGCAATCCTATCAGTATTACTGTTCACACTCAGCGTCAGTAGTGCGCCTGTGTTGTATGCTGCGCCTAATGAAGCCATTGATAGCACTTCAGACATGCAAAGTCGTAGTGTTGAGGATTTGGTAGTGATTGCCAAAGCGGGCGAGTCTAATGAAGCGATCAATGACGCTGTATTGGGTAATGATGCAATCAATGATGCCATTTTAGGCAATGAGGCGATCAACCCTAATGCCGCTAATAATGAGGCAACAGTTGGGTCAACAGCCGCAAATCCTTCTCCTATACAGTCAAATGTACCCAGTGTCGATGCCGATAAGCTCATATTAAATAATCCTGTGGTTGATCAGGCTAATATTCTAAATCCGCAAGAAAAACAGCGTCTAGAGGCGCAGCTTAGAAATATTTATCAGCAAGGTCTTGCCCAAGCAGCGGTGGTTATCGTGCCTACGACCAATGGCGTCCCTATCTTTGACTATGCTCTACAAGTAGCTGAGAAGTGGCAGCTGGGCAATAAAGACATCGATGATGGCTTACTCATGGTAGTCGCCGTCAATGACCGTGATATGTATATTTTGACGGGTTATGGACTAGAGGGTGTCTTACCAGATGCTGCCGTCAATCGTATTATTCGTGAAGATATCACGCCGTTATTTAAGCAAAATAACTATGGCGCTGGAATAATAGCTGGCGTTGACGCACTCAAAACGCGGCTGACTGCTGATCCTGAGGTATTGGCTCGTGCTGATGCGCAAGCAGCCGAGCGTAGTGCACAACAAGGTTCAGACGAGCTACCATCGCCCATATTTTTATTCATTATGGCAATGATATTTGGAAGCTTTATTACCAGTATTTTTGGTCGTGTATTTGGTTCTATTATTACTGCTGGTGGGTTTTTTGCGGGATCGTTAGCCTTAGGCGGTGGGTTTTTTATGACCGTTATCATGGCTATCTTCTTATGGCTATTTTTGATTTCACGAGGTGGCGGCGGTGGTGGTAAAGGTGGGTCTGGCGGCGGTCGTAGAGGCGGCGGTATGATATTCCTACCTGGTATGGGCGGTGGCGGCGGCTCTGGCGGTGGTGGTTTTGGCGGTGGTGGTTTTGGCGGCGGTGGCTTCGGTGGTGGCGGCGGTGGTTTTGGCGGCGGCGGTGCTGGTGGCTCGTGGTAG
- a CDS encoding TPM domain-containing protein, producing MSENNASNPSFVRWWRQVLFIPILHSKWLTAAAKARLTDEVTRAERGHRGEVFLIVENHLPIQEAYYIGCRERAIELFSEYRVWDTEENTGVLVYVNICEHQLEIVADRGISAHVSPTVWRAMCDKAVSGIANQKTEESLAELLDEVGQVLRQYYHLEQDPAGNELSDTVVFLK from the coding sequence ATGTCAGAAAACAACGCGTCAAATCCCAGTTTTGTCCGCTGGTGGCGTCAAGTCTTATTTATTCCTATATTGCATAGTAAATGGTTAACAGCAGCAGCCAAAGCACGTTTGACAGACGAGGTGACCCGTGCAGAGCGAGGGCATCGGGGTGAGGTGTTTTTGATTGTAGAAAACCATCTGCCGATTCAAGAGGCGTACTATATTGGCTGTCGCGAACGTGCGATTGAGCTGTTTAGTGAGTATCGAGTTTGGGATACTGAAGAGAATACGGGCGTCTTGGTGTATGTCAATATTTGCGAGCACCAGTTAGAGATCGTAGCTGATCGTGGTATCAGTGCTCATGTCAGCCCCACCGTTTGGCGGGCGATGTGTGACAAGGCCGTGTCAGGTATTGCCAATCAAAAAACCGAAGAAAGCTTGGCTGAATTGTTAGATGAAGTTGGGCAAGTGCTGCGTCAGTATTATCATTTGGAGCAGGATCCAGCGGGTAACGAGTTGTCTGATACTGTGGTGTTTTTGAAGTAA
- a CDS encoding adenosine deaminase yields the protein MIDLIKKLPKAELHLHIEGSLEPELMFRLAKKNQIEIPYKNIEDVRNAYNFTNLQTFLDIYYAGANVLITKDDFYDLTWEYILKCVEDNVIHTEIFFDPQTHTERGIPFEVVITGIKEALADAKEKYGITSCIIMCFLRHLSQEEAFETLEQALVFKDDIIAVGLDSSELGNPPSKFKDVFKKAKEAGFKLVAHAGEEADFSYIYEALDLLNINRIDHGVQSIKSPELMQRLKDEQMPLTVCPNSNIELKVFNNYKEHNIKELLDYGLNITINSDDPAYFKGYMNQNFINICENLPLTEDDVVTLVKNSFNASFISDELKAAYLAKVDLALK from the coding sequence ATGATTGATTTAATAAAGAAATTACCAAAAGCTGAGCTGCATTTACATATTGAAGGCTCACTAGAACCTGAGCTGATGTTTAGATTGGCAAAAAAGAACCAGATAGAGATTCCTTATAAAAATATAGAAGATGTGCGCAACGCCTACAACTTCACCAACTTGCAAACCTTTTTAGATATCTACTATGCAGGCGCAAATGTCCTGATCACTAAAGACGATTTTTATGATTTAACGTGGGAATATATACTTAAGTGTGTTGAAGATAACGTCATTCACACAGAGATATTTTTTGACCCGCAGACGCATACTGAACGAGGTATACCTTTTGAAGTGGTGATAACAGGCATCAAAGAAGCGCTTGCAGATGCCAAAGAAAAATATGGTATCACCTCTTGTATTATCATGTGTTTCCTAAGGCATTTATCACAAGAAGAAGCGTTTGAGACCTTAGAGCAAGCACTGGTATTCAAAGATGACATCATCGCTGTCGGTCTTGATTCGTCAGAGCTGGGCAATCCACCATCAAAATTCAAAGATGTCTTCAAAAAAGCTAAAGAAGCAGGTTTTAAGCTGGTCGCCCATGCTGGTGAAGAGGCAGATTTTTCGTACATTTACGAAGCACTGGACTTATTAAATATCAATAGAATTGATCATGGTGTGCAATCGATAAAAAGCCCAGAGTTGATGCAAAGACTGAAGGATGAGCAAATGCCGCTGACCGTTTGCCCGAACTCAAATATTGAGCTGAAAGTCTTTAATAATTACAAAGAACACAATATCAAAGAGCTGCTAGATTATGGTCTAAATATCACCATAAACTCAGATGACCCAGCCTATTTCAAAGGTTATATGAATCAAAACTTTATAAATATATGCGAAAATTTACCGCTAACAGAAGATGATGTTGTTACTTTGGTAAAGAACTCCTTTAATGCCTCATTTATTAGTGATGAATTAAAAGCAGCATATTTGGCGAAAGTTGATCTGGCACTAAAGTAA
- a CDS encoding NAD-dependent deacylase has protein sequence MLAELSPALIAEVELAAKLLTSKQHICILTGAGISAESGIPTFRDKQTGLWENYGVEDLATPEAFTRDPKLVWSWYQWRRQLVADKKPNPAHVALAQWQYHTQSSNQSLTLITQNVDDLHEQAGSKATHLHGNLWHNRCSQCETACQSQSRGSYHSEDTINFDDTLMTCRHCDGYIRPDIVWFGEALPVQAWQTAEDAAANCEVFISIGTSSFVYPAAGLAQLAKQNGAKIIEINPNPTPNTIVDITLAEKAGVIMPLLIQKITAL, from the coding sequence ATGTTAGCAGAATTATCACCAGCGTTAATAGCAGAAGTAGAACTTGCTGCTAAATTATTGACATCCAAACAGCATATTTGCATCTTAACGGGTGCAGGGATTTCAGCCGAAAGTGGCATTCCAACTTTCCGAGATAAGCAAACAGGCTTGTGGGAAAACTATGGTGTGGAAGACTTGGCGACACCTGAGGCTTTCACTCGTGATCCAAAACTGGTGTGGTCATGGTATCAATGGCGCAGACAACTGGTAGCGGATAAAAAACCGAACCCTGCACATGTTGCCTTAGCGCAGTGGCAATACCATACTCAGTCGTCCAATCAATCATTAACGCTTATCACTCAAAATGTTGATGATTTACATGAGCAAGCTGGCAGTAAGGCAACTCATTTGCATGGCAATCTGTGGCATAACCGCTGTAGTCAATGTGAGACAGCCTGCCAAAGTCAATCGAGGGGTTCGTATCATAGCGAGGATACAATCAATTTTGATGACACACTGATGACCTGTCGCCATTGCGATGGCTATATCAGACCAGATATCGTTTGGTTTGGCGAAGCATTACCAGTACAAGCATGGCAAACAGCAGAAGATGCGGCGGCGAATTGCGAGGTATTTATCAGCATTGGCACCTCCAGTTTCGTCTATCCTGCCGCTGGACTCGCACAGTTAGCGAAACAAAATGGTGCCAAAATTATTGAGATAAATCCCAATCCAACGCCGAATACTATTGTGGATATCACCTTAGCAGAAAAAGCTGGTGTGATTATGCCGTTATTAATCCAGAAAATCACTGCGCTCTAG
- a CDS encoding c-type cytochrome has protein sequence MRKVVMLSAAAILGIASIAVSQAESVVDTPVTVSDVAAAQEVVANAPEQLGDDTQAAADTTDGEAPAAETAAAAPAVDEEPIPQDTPQVQKLIALYPNLIARIQPVAKVCFEDDEVCDVTARAAGPAAGDGPRDGKAVYNAVCQTCHAAGLLGSPILGDAGAWGPRISKGKETLYTHAINGFNAMPAKGGADIPDEEVQNAVDYMVGEAS, from the coding sequence ATGAGAAAAGTAGTTATGTTATCGGCAGCTGCCATTCTAGGAATCGCTAGTATCGCGGTGAGCCAAGCTGAAAGTGTTGTAGACACTCCTGTAACTGTTTCTGATGTAGCAGCAGCGCAGGAAGTGGTAGCAAATGCGCCTGAGCAGTTGGGTGATGATACCCAAGCTGCTGCAGATACGACTGATGGCGAGGCACCTGCCGCAGAAACTGCTGCTGCCGCACCTGCGGTTGATGAAGAGCCTATTCCGCAAGATACGCCGCAAGTGCAAAAGCTGATTGCTTTGTATCCTAACTTAATTGCTCGCATTCAGCCAGTTGCTAAAGTGTGCTTTGAAGATGATGAAGTTTGTGATGTGACGGCACGTGCCGCTGGCCCAGCAGCGGGTGATGGTCCTCGTGATGGCAAAGCAGTATACAATGCCGTATGTCAGACTTGTCATGCTGCAGGTCTACTTGGCTCACCAATCTTAGGTGACGCTGGTGCATGGGGACCACGTATCTCCAAGGGTAAAGAAACATTATATACTCATGCTATCAATGGTTTTAACGCCATGCCTGCTAAAGGTGGTGCTGATATCCCTGATGAGGAAGTTCAAAACGCTGTCGATTATATGGTTGGTGAAGCAAGCTAA
- a CDS encoding ABC transporter ATP-binding protein: MSEVPALAIQNLSKTYSNGFSALKDVSLTVPQGGFFALLGPNGAGKSTMIGIISSLFKPTTGSVKIFGTDLLENPSVAKQYLGIVPQEFNFNMFEKVEDILITQAGYFGIPAKEARPRAKRLLMALGLWDKRNSKSRELSGGMKRRLMIARALIHKPKLLILDEPTAGVDIELRRSMWEFMQQINIEENTTIILTTHYLEEAEQLCKRIAILDHGQIRINTEMKDLLAQLSVETFVFDLETPLTRQLVLAGVTDTSQPDDQTLEVTLTEGESLNGVFDQLSEQGITVASMRNKANRLEELFMRLVDKNIQSADSMKEAGL; the protein is encoded by the coding sequence ATGTCTGAGGTACCAGCACTTGCTATCCAGAATTTATCCAAAACCTATAGCAATGGGTTTTCGGCACTCAAAGATGTCAGTTTAACCGTCCCGCAAGGAGGTTTTTTTGCGTTGCTGGGGCCAAATGGTGCTGGTAAATCAACAATGATTGGTATTATTAGCTCGCTTTTTAAACCAACCACTGGCAGCGTAAAGATATTTGGCACCGACTTACTAGAGAATCCGTCTGTTGCTAAACAGTATCTTGGTATCGTCCCACAAGAGTTTAATTTTAATATGTTCGAAAAAGTCGAAGATATTTTGATTACACAGGCCGGTTACTTTGGCATTCCTGCCAAAGAAGCACGCCCACGGGCAAAACGATTATTAATGGCGCTAGGTCTGTGGGACAAGCGCAATAGCAAGTCACGTGAGCTATCAGGTGGTATGAAGCGCCGGTTGATGATTGCAAGGGCGCTGATTCATAAGCCAAAATTATTGATTTTGGATGAGCCAACCGCTGGGGTAGATATCGAGTTACGCCGCTCTATGTGGGAGTTTATGCAGCAGATTAATATCGAAGAAAACACCACGATTATTCTGACGACTCATTATCTTGAAGAAGCGGAGCAGCTGTGCAAACGCATTGCGATTTTGGATCATGGTCAGATTCGTATTAATACCGAGATGAAGGATTTGCTAGCGCAGCTATCGGTTGAGACTTTTGTTTTTGATTTGGAGACACCGCTTACGCGTCAATTGGTTTTGGCAGGAGTGACAGACACATCGCAGCCTGATGATCAGACGCTTGAAGTCACACTGACTGAAGGCGAATCGTTAAATGGTGTTTTTGACCAGTTATCTGAGCAAGGTATCACGGTAGCCAGTATGCGTAATAAAGCCAATCGACTAGAAGAGCTATTTATGCGTCTAGTAGACAAAAATATCCAAAGTGCAGACAGCATGAAGGAGGCAGGATTGTGA
- a CDS encoding ABC transporter permease yields the protein MSWNKKWIAFRTILLKEVRRILRIWPQTLLPPVITMSLYFVIFGKMIGSRVGEMGGVPYMQFIVPGLIMMSIITNSYSNVVSSFFSAKFTSSIEELLVSPVSKHAILMGYISGGIFRGLAIGIIVSIVALFFTDLGIEHLFVTVFTVLGTSILFSLGGFINAVFARSFDDISIIPSFVLTPLTYLGGVFYSMENLSPFWQNISLLNPIVYMVNSFRYGILGYSDVNVWYSMAAIFVFCTVFYTIAYRLLSNGSRVRL from the coding sequence ATGTCATGGAATAAAAAGTGGATTGCTTTTCGCACCATTTTGTTAAAAGAGGTTCGCCGAATTCTGCGTATTTGGCCACAGACCTTGCTGCCACCAGTTATTACGATGAGTCTCTATTTTGTCATCTTCGGTAAGATGATTGGATCGCGTGTGGGTGAAATGGGCGGCGTACCATATATGCAGTTTATCGTGCCTGGTCTCATTATGATGTCGATTATTACCAACAGTTACTCCAATGTGGTTTCGAGCTTCTTTAGTGCCAAATTCACCTCCAGTATCGAGGAGCTGTTGGTTTCTCCTGTATCCAAACATGCGATTTTGATGGGTTATATCAGTGGTGGTATCTTTCGTGGACTGGCCATTGGTATCATCGTCTCAATAGTCGCACTATTCTTTACTGATCTTGGCATTGAGCATTTATTTGTGACGGTATTTACGGTACTGGGTACGTCTATCTTATTTTCACTTGGTGGCTTTATAAACGCCGTGTTTGCTCGCTCATTTGATGATATCTCTATCATTCCAAGTTTTGTGCTTACGCCATTGACATATCTTGGTGGTGTGTTTTACTCGATGGAAAACTTGTCACCATTTTGGCAAAATATCTCGCTATTAAATCCTATCGTTTATATGGTGAACTCGTTCCGTTACGGTATTCTCGGTTATTCTGATGTGAATGTCTGGTATTCAATGGCCGCTATTTTTGTCTTCTGTACGGTATTCTATACCATCGCCTATCGTTTACTCAGTAATGGCTCACGTGTGCGCTTGTAG
- the queF gene encoding NADPH-dependent 7-cyano-7-deazaguanine reductase QueF (Catalyzes the NADPH-dependent reduction of 7-cyano-7-deazaguanine (preQ0) to 7-aminomethyl-7-deazaguanine (preQ1) in queuosine biosynthesis), translating to MSIHGILGEQTTDYPTEYSPETLYPIARSMGRDVIGWQDDKLMVGIDWWQAFEMSWLNQQGISQVAIARFGIPASSPFIVESKSLKLYLNSINFTEFASWNDVQALIAKDLSACVKADVQVELFGLNDDLHNKTSGLLVAQPEGVCIDDALGNSTDKVALTMHPDASLLSGDKTDAHSEIHSVQPYTFYSNLLRSNCPVTNQPDWGTLAVSITSNKTVDEAGMLRYILSFRQHNGFHEQCVEQIFADLSQYYEPSELMVRAWYTRRGGIDINPCRVSDIRLMPQPSRLIRQ from the coding sequence ATGAGTATTCACGGTATCTTGGGTGAGCAAACCACTGACTATCCAACCGAGTATAGTCCAGAGACCTTGTATCCTATCGCTCGCAGTATGGGTCGCGATGTCATTGGCTGGCAAGACGATAAGTTAATGGTTGGCATCGATTGGTGGCAGGCATTTGAGATGTCTTGGTTAAATCAACAGGGTATCTCGCAGGTTGCGATAGCACGCTTTGGTATTCCAGCCAGCTCGCCATTTATCGTTGAGTCAAAGTCACTTAAGCTCTATCTAAACAGTATCAACTTTACTGAATTCGCTAGTTGGAATGATGTGCAAGCGCTGATTGCTAAAGACTTATCAGCCTGTGTAAAAGCAGACGTGCAAGTTGAGTTGTTTGGCTTAAATGACGACTTGCATAATAAGACATCAGGATTATTGGTGGCTCAACCTGAGGGTGTTTGTATTGATGATGCCTTAGGAAATAGTACGGATAAAGTGGCATTGACGATGCACCCTGATGCGTCGCTATTGAGTGGTGATAAAACGGATGCTCATTCAGAAATCCACAGCGTGCAGCCCTATACTTTTTATTCTAATTTGCTACGTAGTAATTGTCCGGTGACCAATCAGCCAGATTGGGGCACGTTGGCGGTTTCGATTACCAGTAATAAAACAGTCGATGAGGCCGGAATGCTGCGTTACATCTTAAGTTTTCGTCAGCATAACGGTTTTCATGAGCAATGTGTGGAGCAGATATTTGCTGATTTGAGTCAATACTATGAGCCAAGTGAGCTGATGGTTCGCGCTTGGTATACACGCCGAGGCGGTATCGATATCAACCCTTGTCGCGTCAGTGATATCCGCTTAATGCCACAGCCAAGCCGCTTGATTAGGCAGTAA
- a CDS encoding lysozyme inhibitor LprI family protein, with protein MKLKTSFLTALGTATLSLATLQLAQAAFVENQYNCENAYMEVAYDCGNDAIVVEKNRLNKIYMSVYRTLNKTQQQQLDKEQRIWLKIRSDKCDFDYEGPMNNSVVYAQISANVCTANETQKRSKAIAKKYNIK; from the coding sequence ATGAAGTTAAAAACCAGCTTTTTAACTGCTCTAGGGACTGCTACTTTGTCTCTAGCTACCTTGCAGTTGGCACAGGCTGCATTTGTGGAAAATCAATATAACTGTGAAAATGCTTATATGGAAGTGGCTTATGATTGTGGTAACGATGCGATTGTAGTCGAAAAAAATCGCCTTAATAAAATCTATATGAGCGTTTATCGTACTTTGAATAAGACACAACAACAGCAGTTGGATAAAGAACAGCGTATATGGTTAAAGATTCGCAGCGATAAGTGTGATTTTGACTACGAAGGTCCAATGAATAATTCTGTGGTATACGCTCAGATTAGCGCTAATGTTTGCACCGCTAATGAAACACAGAAACGTAGTAAGGCGATTGCCAAAAAATATAATATCAAATAA